In Pseudomonas sp. Leaf58, one DNA window encodes the following:
- a CDS encoding DUF6543 domain-containing protein, translating to MTDDAASSITTFKRLVSSSFSKRPTLRAVLAAQGFRALVDRYPMIAGNYPQLASLDGFSILHASSVPENARQSNLLDELLAQLLTGKPLQLAATDALSIAPPLVFRAQEQGANSARQPQINLDPLKLSSDFEHVLNSLPEAFVQAQISFWNGFDEYSDTSRLHGLALIIKAALLNNIPRQSLNAGDADILYAMLDGADKAVNICAVQVTFTEGDKTWHRLLPDLLLSSTQNSSQRVLWCKPSGIIRGFANLTAFAAALQAELAERYRFDRLFWAKQPLTEAPQAFQATQLLNSMLADLKRLSLAGVASVGAIERLFADACDPSRFFLDQPCQVPGLPDIGLPTWLKQADTKQRFEYHAALLDLAASQGQARGSTSLGDIEDIQRYTRRRLCEQLQLSHPDKTPYDPDQTFIIIHKVLASSMPGQPQSLYLREETLTALAISRLQPGEVITRIGEAHGQPHTGWLNIRHVETLIRQVDIGGTYPTYVKTQINAPQRKAERITQYAWEWRECLRFNVLKASIEGQLDEAACKTLLDFCAGAIDVFKRPRIAPLAFHSAPGSSASDRAHGMFLIELPSSQGWVLYRPFHTDESLLQFSSLDLLMDDVRCNPDLQQSVLDALDDSALAVYGNDGFNRPHLHAGLLSLAHLLSPETALTATVLENLRQPVKATFKAWPDSDLDSHLLDARVDTMLHLASQRSVSNAQLKWLLMQQAAWAIFNTVTLLWRGPLAGVTWLVLALSAAKDDIDTLANGSEDARIMAATDLLTNLAMLLANRGEAAVASPEGPSTLPFTEPAAPGLRLAEGAEPAQQHSWEETVHEQQHVHLGDVHWGNRQRLDNLPAERRQALRRLQARLSLQSHAPLSKGRLRGLYKVDGQLYVKLDGAAYEVQESWDGVRIVGPDTSKGDWVGLGGTDDGYHIVGRARVKGPWISRWNGEWSITLNLAGGSPVKTPDKVEYIRLTNRLLANEPPLKERDRMINSNLMSLQALDRVEIDYSRAATEYRKQHGHDVPGESSEMAAIRARRDRLRAEHADTIRAASKLYEERVPLLQSNIELIDLLKTPALQRFSTVNYQAEIGLWYETLITSDTQLYSRLLSQVSYDDINAQAATIVKLPATPAERDAYTAYRTLRDSGLAVHRRILAVSQRLDDNIAIAMEDPRIVYPNKASHLKNITESRPYSTLIVHAQILTDLQALTLDRAQLTADSIDSMYQEQQNLRNKDMHQALLSHDGVLRADASADDQIAILENSLQQYVTSLGTTEYLLGFNHPAWNHEYLRAFAKELSVVKRMAERALDNANARRDAEQHANWPAVRPAPPARPQTTPRAKLRVIRTTRHKTLLVDEALKDGRAVQYDPVARRPIAEFEAHGSTWVELQAQPGASQKALRSLGTRLVAETDAEIARARLFDDAPNSLTDVLDHHIEKLATVVTQLERESSPALLENLNSAITRLETVKRERLKTLYLSTRHPDSKALRFLLEQQLVEIKQTVIRRQLGPHDFLDVYTLYRTDAASRGILWEAHFHYTHHDSLAKDFAKGHLKFATAKTRDAQLEDALSPQERLKVYRGDLKYEQVKDLIPFPAG from the coding sequence TCAGCTTCTGGAACGGCTTTGATGAGTATTCCGATACGTCCCGTCTGCATGGGTTGGCGCTCATCATCAAAGCTGCACTGCTGAACAATATCCCTCGCCAGAGCCTGAACGCCGGCGACGCAGACATCCTCTACGCCATGCTCGACGGCGCTGACAAAGCGGTAAATATCTGTGCAGTGCAAGTCACCTTCACTGAAGGCGACAAGACCTGGCACCGGTTGTTGCCGGACTTGCTACTGAGTTCGACGCAGAACTCAAGCCAAAGGGTGCTGTGGTGCAAACCCTCCGGCATCATTCGCGGCTTCGCCAACCTGACGGCCTTCGCTGCCGCGCTGCAGGCCGAACTTGCTGAGCGCTATCGCTTTGACCGTCTGTTTTGGGCGAAGCAGCCGCTGACTGAAGCACCGCAGGCGTTCCAGGCCACGCAACTGCTCAACAGCATGCTGGCCGACCTCAAGCGCCTGAGCCTTGCCGGCGTGGCTTCTGTCGGCGCGATTGAGCGACTGTTCGCCGACGCGTGTGACCCTTCACGCTTTTTCCTCGATCAGCCCTGCCAGGTACCAGGCCTGCCAGACATCGGGCTGCCGACGTGGCTTAAGCAAGCCGACACAAAGCAGCGCTTCGAGTACCATGCCGCGCTTCTCGACCTGGCCGCTAGCCAGGGGCAAGCCAGGGGCAGCACTTCGCTCGGTGATATCGAAGACATCCAGCGCTACACCCGACGCCGCCTGTGCGAACAGCTGCAGCTGAGCCACCCTGATAAAACACCCTACGACCCGGACCAGACCTTCATCATCATCCACAAGGTCCTCGCCAGTTCCATGCCTGGGCAGCCGCAAAGCCTCTACCTACGCGAAGAGACGTTGACCGCACTGGCCATCTCCCGCCTGCAGCCTGGTGAAGTAATAACGCGCATCGGCGAAGCCCACGGCCAGCCCCACACCGGTTGGCTGAACATCCGCCATGTCGAAACATTGATCCGTCAGGTCGACATTGGAGGCACGTACCCCACGTACGTGAAAACGCAGATCAACGCTCCGCAACGAAAGGCAGAGCGCATCACCCAATACGCCTGGGAATGGCGAGAATGCCTGCGTTTCAACGTACTCAAAGCCAGTATCGAAGGCCAGCTTGATGAAGCCGCCTGCAAAACACTGCTGGATTTCTGCGCCGGAGCCATAGATGTGTTCAAGCGGCCACGCATTGCACCACTGGCCTTTCACAGTGCACCTGGCTCCTCGGCCAGTGACCGAGCACATGGTATGTTTCTGATCGAACTGCCCAGCAGCCAAGGCTGGGTGCTCTATCGGCCATTCCACACTGACGAAAGCCTACTGCAATTCTCCAGCCTCGATCTGTTGATGGACGACGTGCGATGCAACCCCGATCTGCAGCAAAGCGTGTTGGACGCGTTGGACGACAGCGCCTTGGCGGTTTACGGAAACGATGGTTTCAACCGCCCGCACCTGCATGCTGGCCTGCTCAGCCTGGCACATTTGCTAAGCCCCGAAACGGCGCTGACGGCGACCGTGCTGGAAAACCTCAGGCAACCGGTAAAGGCTACGTTCAAAGCCTGGCCCGACAGCGACCTCGACAGCCATTTGCTGGATGCCCGGGTGGACACCATGCTGCACCTGGCATCCCAACGCAGCGTTTCCAATGCCCAGCTCAAGTGGCTGCTGATGCAGCAGGCTGCGTGGGCCATTTTCAACACCGTCACGCTGCTTTGGCGCGGCCCCCTGGCCGGTGTGACATGGCTAGTGCTGGCGTTGTCGGCTGCCAAGGATGACATCGACACGCTGGCCAACGGCAGCGAAGACGCCCGGATCATGGCCGCTACCGACCTGCTGACCAACCTCGCAATGCTTCTGGCCAACCGTGGCGAGGCTGCCGTAGCCAGCCCCGAAGGGCCTTCCACGTTGCCCTTCACCGAGCCCGCAGCGCCTGGCTTGCGCCTCGCAGAGGGCGCCGAGCCTGCCCAGCAACACAGCTGGGAGGAGACCGTCCATGAACAGCAACACGTTCACCTCGGTGATGTCCACTGGGGTAATCGCCAACGGCTGGATAATCTGCCTGCAGAACGGCGCCAGGCCCTGCGGCGGCTTCAGGCCAGGCTGTCGCTGCAAAGCCACGCGCCACTGAGCAAAGGGCGCCTGAGAGGGCTGTACAAGGTTGATGGGCAACTTTACGTGAAACTTGATGGCGCCGCCTATGAGGTGCAGGAGAGCTGGGACGGCGTACGCATCGTCGGCCCAGACACGAGCAAGGGCGACTGGGTTGGCCTGGGTGGAACGGACGATGGCTACCACATCGTCGGTCGAGCACGCGTCAAGGGGCCGTGGATCAGCCGCTGGAACGGTGAGTGGTCCATCACCCTGAACTTGGCCGGGGGCTCGCCGGTCAAGACCCCGGACAAGGTCGAGTACATCAGGCTGACCAACCGTTTGCTGGCCAATGAGCCACCGCTTAAAGAACGCGACCGCATGATCAACAGCAACCTGATGTCTTTGCAGGCGCTGGACAGGGTCGAAATCGATTATTCCCGAGCAGCCACCGAATATCGCAAGCAGCACGGCCACGATGTGCCCGGCGAATCCAGCGAAATGGCGGCCATTCGAGCAAGGCGGGACAGGCTGAGAGCGGAGCACGCCGACACAATAAGGGCCGCCAGTAAATTGTATGAAGAACGCGTGCCTTTGCTGCAATCGAATATCGAGCTTATCGACCTGCTGAAAACGCCCGCTCTGCAGCGATTCAGTACTGTCAATTACCAAGCGGAAATCGGCCTTTGGTACGAGACGCTGATCACAAGCGATACCCAGCTCTACTCACGCTTGCTGTCGCAAGTCAGCTACGACGACATCAATGCACAGGCTGCGACCATTGTAAAACTGCCAGCCACCCCCGCTGAGCGCGATGCCTACACCGCCTATCGCACGCTTCGAGACAGCGGCCTGGCAGTTCATCGACGCATACTGGCTGTCAGCCAACGGCTCGATGACAACATCGCAATAGCGATGGAGGACCCTCGAATCGTGTACCCGAACAAAGCCAGTCACCTGAAGAACATCACCGAGTCGCGCCCCTACTCCACGCTGATCGTGCATGCCCAGATCCTCACCGACCTGCAGGCGCTGACCCTGGACCGTGCACAGCTGACGGCGGATAGCATCGACAGCATGTACCAGGAGCAACAGAACCTGCGCAACAAGGACATGCATCAAGCACTGCTCAGCCATGACGGCGTACTGCGCGCGGACGCCTCGGCGGACGATCAAATCGCCATTCTTGAGAACAGCCTGCAACAGTACGTTACCAGCCTGGGTACAACCGAGTACTTGTTGGGCTTCAACCACCCAGCCTGGAACCACGAGTACCTGCGCGCCTTCGCCAAAGAGCTATCGGTTGTGAAACGTATGGCGGAGCGGGCGCTGGACAACGCCAACGCCCGCCGAGACGCTGAGCAACACGCCAACTGGCCCGCCGTCAGGCCGGCGCCTCCCGCCCGGCCACAAACCACGCCCCGCGCCAAGCTACGGGTGATCCGAACCACCCGGCACAAGACGCTGCTGGTTGATGAGGCGCTCAAGGACGGCAGGGCCGTGCAGTACGATCCCGTCGCCAGGCGGCCGATCGCAGAGTTTGAAGCACACGGCAGCACATGGGTCGAGCTACAGGCGCAACCTGGAGCCAGCCAGAAAGCCTTGCGCAGCCTGGGTACCCGCCTGGTTGCGGAAACGGACGCCGAAATTGCCCGTGCCAGGCTTTTCGACGACGCACCCAACAGCCTGACCGACGTTCTGGACCATCACATCGAGAAACTGGCCACGGTGGTGACCCAACTGGAACGCGAGTCCAGCCCGGCCCTTCTGGAAAACCTCAATAGCGCCATCACGCGCCTGGAAACCGTCAAGCGCGAGCGGCTGAAAACCCTCTACCTCAGCACCCGTCATCCTGACAGCAAGGCGCTGCGCTTCCTGCTGGAGCAACAACTGGTCGAGATCAAGCAGACGGTCATCCGCCGCCAGCTGGGCCCGCATGACTTTCTGGACGTCTATACCCTCTACCGGACAGACGCGGCGAGCCGCGGGATACTTTGGGAGGCTCACTTCCACTACACGCACCACGATAGCCTGGCCAAAGACTTTGCCAAGGGCCACTTGAAGTTCGCCACGGCCAAGACACGCGATGCACAACTCGAAGATGCCCTTAGCCCGCAGGAACGACTCAAGGTCTACCGTGGCGACCTGAAATACGAACAGGTCAAGGACCTCATCCCGTTCCCCGCAGGCTAA
- a CDS encoding polyhydroxyalkanoic acid system family protein produces MTQISVERKHSLGRDAARAKAEALVDKLTREYDLKATWNGDRVDVARSGANGSVHIGEDSIRVELKLGMMLSVMSGTIKGEIERALDKALT; encoded by the coding sequence ATGACCCAGATCAGCGTCGAACGCAAACACTCCCTCGGCCGCGATGCCGCCCGCGCCAAGGCCGAAGCGCTGGTGGACAAGCTGACCCGTGAATACGACCTCAAGGCCACCTGGAACGGTGATCGCGTCGACGTGGCGCGCAGCGGCGCCAACGGCAGCGTGCACATTGGCGAGGACAGCATCCGCGTGGAGCTGAAGCTGGGCATGATGCTGTCGGTGATGAGCGGTACCATCAAGGGCGAGATCGAGCGGGCGCTGGACAAAGCCCTGACCTGA
- the ubiE gene encoding bifunctional demethylmenaquinone methyltransferase/2-methoxy-6-polyprenyl-1,4-benzoquinol methylase UbiE — protein sequence MNDQRKGDHAEPTTHFGYQDVPESQKAKKVAEVFHSVAAKYDLMNDVLSGGMHRLWKRFTIELSGVRSGNRVLDIAGGTGDLAAKFSRLVGPTGQVVLADINDSMLKVGRDRLLDRGVAGNIEFVQADAEKLPFPDNHFDCVTIAFGLRNVTHKDEAIRSMLRVLKPGGRLLILEFSKPTNKLMSKAYDAYSFAFMPLAGKLITNDSESYRYLAESIRMHPDQETLKAMMVDAGFDRVTYHNMTSGIVAVHRGIKP from the coding sequence ATGAACGACCAGCGCAAAGGCGACCACGCCGAACCCACCACCCATTTCGGCTACCAGGACGTCCCTGAAAGCCAGAAGGCGAAAAAAGTCGCCGAAGTGTTCCACTCGGTAGCGGCCAAGTACGACCTGATGAACGACGTGCTTTCCGGCGGCATGCACCGCCTGTGGAAGCGCTTTACCATCGAGCTGTCGGGTGTGCGCAGCGGCAACCGCGTGCTGGACATTGCCGGCGGTACCGGTGACCTGGCAGCGAAATTCTCGCGCCTGGTCGGCCCGACCGGGCAGGTGGTGCTGGCCGACATCAACGATTCGATGCTCAAGGTTGGCCGTGACCGCCTGCTGGACCGTGGTGTGGCCGGCAACATCGAGTTCGTCCAGGCCGATGCCGAAAAACTGCCGTTCCCGGACAACCACTTTGACTGCGTGACCATTGCATTCGGCCTGCGCAACGTCACCCACAAGGACGAAGCCATCCGTTCTATGCTGCGCGTGCTCAAGCCCGGTGGCCGGTTGTTGATCCTGGAGTTCTCCAAACCGACCAACAAGCTGATGTCCAAGGCCTACGATGCCTATTCGTTTGCCTTCATGCCGCTGGCCGGCAAGCTGATCACCAACGACTCCGAAAGCTACCGTTACCTCGCCGAGTCGATCCGCATGCACCCCGACCAGGAAACCCTCAAGGCGATGATGGTCGACGCCGGTTTCGACCGTGTCACCTACCACAACATGACCAGCGGCATCGTTGCCGTGCACCGGGGGATCAAGCCCTGA
- a CDS encoding SCP2 domain-containing protein yields the protein MLLAGLLASVEHGLNRVLRMDSTALPRLAALEGKVIEIDCRQPALQVFILPDEEGLMLAGHWQGEVDCSLRAPAGSLAQLALAKDKTAVLHSPQVELHGDSAVLLDLFGVLQDLELDWEHELQRWLGPVATAMIAGHIRLRARWTRQGLARFSQNLSEYLAEESRTLVGKREAEAAFSELDALKLDTERLEARLKRLSRPLDTSDNA from the coding sequence ATGCTGCTGGCCGGGTTGCTCGCCAGCGTCGAACATGGCCTGAACCGCGTCTTGCGCATGGACAGCACGGCCCTGCCGCGGCTGGCCGCGCTGGAAGGCAAGGTCATCGAGATCGACTGCCGCCAACCGGCCTTGCAGGTGTTCATCCTGCCCGATGAAGAGGGCCTGATGCTCGCCGGCCACTGGCAAGGCGAGGTCGACTGCAGCCTGCGCGCCCCGGCCGGCAGCCTGGCGCAATTGGCCTTGGCCAAAGACAAGACCGCCGTGCTGCACAGCCCGCAGGTCGAACTGCACGGCGACAGTGCCGTGTTGCTCGACCTGTTCGGCGTGCTGCAAGACCTGGAGCTGGACTGGGAGCACGAGTTGCAACGCTGGCTTGGCCCGGTCGCCACGGCGATGATTGCCGGCCATATCCGCCTGCGCGCACGCTGGACCCGCCAGGGCCTGGCGCGCTTCAGTCAGAACCTGTCCGAATACCTGGCCGAAGAGTCTCGTACCTTGGTCGGCAAACGCGAAGCCGAAGCCGCCTTCAGTGAACTCGACGCGCTCAAGCTCGATACAGAACGCCTCGAGGCGCGCCTCAAGCGCCTCTCCCGCCCCCTTGATACCAGCGATAACGCATGA
- the ubiB gene encoding ubiquinone biosynthesis regulatory protein kinase UbiB: MKLLAVRRLFRIQRVVIRYRLDDLLFDLPLPWWLMSLRLLMPWRWLPRKPSELSRGARLRLALQDLGPIFIKFGQLLSTRRDLLPNDIADELMLLQDRVPPFDPKQAVALIEAQLGAPVAQLFSRFDVEPLASASVAQVHAARLKTGEEVVVKVVRPGLKPVIAQDLAWLFLIAKGAERASADARRLHPVEIVGDYEKTIYDELDLLREAANASQLRRNFEGSELMYVPQVYWDLCRPKVLVMERIYGVPVTDMATLADQRTDMKLLAERGVEVFFTQVFRDSFFHADMHPGNIFVSTVKPWSPQYIAIDCGIVGSLTAEDQDYLARNLIAFFKRDYRRVAQLHIDSGWVPAHTKVNEFEAAIRTVCEPIFEKPLKDISFGQVLMRLFQTARRFNMEVQPQLVLLQKTLLNIEGLGRQLYPDLDLWSTAKPYLERWMRERYSPKAMFGNLHSQVEQLPHLAGMTRDLLERLSQPHLHDPQLPERRRQGDRWALRLLGAGLLGGGAVLAAGAAEAASLAAPAAWPAWLMLAAGLYLIVRQ, from the coding sequence ATGAAGCTGCTCGCCGTCCGCCGTCTTTTTCGCATCCAACGTGTGGTGATCCGCTACCGTCTCGATGACTTGCTGTTCGACCTGCCGCTGCCCTGGTGGCTGATGAGCCTGCGCCTGCTGATGCCGTGGCGCTGGCTGCCGCGCAAGCCGTCCGAGCTCAGCCGCGGCGCGCGCCTGCGCCTGGCCCTGCAGGACCTGGGGCCGATCTTCATCAAGTTCGGCCAGTTGCTGTCCACCCGTCGCGACCTGCTGCCCAACGACATCGCCGATGAGTTGATGCTGCTGCAGGACCGTGTGCCGCCATTCGACCCCAAGCAGGCCGTGGCGCTGATCGAGGCACAGCTGGGCGCCCCGGTGGCGCAACTGTTCAGCCGCTTCGACGTCGAGCCGCTGGCCTCGGCCTCGGTGGCGCAGGTGCATGCCGCACGCCTGAAAACGGGCGAAGAGGTGGTGGTCAAGGTAGTGCGCCCAGGCCTGAAACCGGTAATTGCCCAGGACCTGGCCTGGCTGTTCCTGATCGCCAAGGGCGCTGAACGCGCGTCGGCCGACGCCCGCCGCCTGCACCCGGTGGAAATCGTCGGCGACTACGAAAAAACCATCTACGACGAGCTCGACCTGCTGCGCGAAGCGGCCAACGCCAGCCAGCTGCGGCGCAACTTCGAAGGCTCCGAGCTGATGTACGTGCCCCAGGTTTACTGGGACCTGTGCCGCCCCAAGGTGCTGGTGATGGAACGCATCTACGGCGTGCCAGTGACCGACATGGCCACCCTGGCCGACCAGCGCACCGACATGAAGCTGCTGGCCGAACGTGGCGTGGAGGTGTTTTTCACCCAGGTGTTCCGCGATAGCTTCTTCCACGCCGACATGCACCCGGGCAACATCTTCGTCAGCACGGTCAAACCCTGGAGCCCGCAGTACATTGCCATCGACTGCGGTATCGTCGGCAGCCTCACCGCCGAAGACCAAGACTACCTGGCGCGCAACCTGATTGCCTTCTTCAAGCGTGACTACCGTCGCGTCGCCCAGTTGCACATCGACTCGGGCTGGGTGCCTGCCCACACCAAGGTCAACGAATTCGAAGCGGCGATCCGCACGGTGTGCGAGCCGATCTTCGAAAAACCGTTAAAGGATATTTCCTTCGGCCAGGTGCTGATGCGCTTGTTCCAGACCGCCCGGCGCTTCAACATGGAAGTGCAGCCGCAACTGGTCCTGCTGCAGAAGACGCTGCTGAATATCGAAGGCCTAGGCCGTCAGCTTTATCCTGACCTGGACCTGTGGAGCACGGCCAAGCCCTACCTCGAACGCTGGATGCGCGAACGCTATAGCCCCAAGGCCATGTTCGGCAACCTGCACAGCCAGGTGGAGCAACTACCGCACCTGGCCGGCATGACCCGCGACCTGCTCGAGCGCCTGTCACAGCCGCATCTGCACGACCCGCAACTGCCGGAGCGCCGCCGCCAAGGCGACCGTTGGGCACTACGCCTGCTGGGTGCTGGCCTGCTCGGGGGGGGCGCGGTACTGGCCGCGGGCGCCGCTGAAGCCGCCAGCCTGGCCGCCCCTGCCGCTTGGCCGGCCTGGCTGATGCTGGCCGCAGGCCTTTACCTGATCGTGCGCCAATAG
- the hisI gene encoding phosphoribosyl-AMP cyclohydrolase — MKDWLDEIKWNSDGLVPAIAQDHKTGRVLMMAWMNRESLALTATEQRAIYWSRSRGKLWRKGEESGHVQKLHEMRLDCDADVIILMVEQLGHIACHTGRESCFYRVYEGGQWKTVDPVLKDPDAIYSAGH, encoded by the coding sequence ATGAAAGACTGGCTGGACGAGATCAAGTGGAACAGCGATGGCCTGGTACCGGCGATCGCCCAGGACCACAAGACCGGACGCGTGCTGATGATGGCCTGGATGAACCGCGAATCGCTGGCCCTGACCGCCACCGAGCAACGTGCCATCTACTGGTCGCGTTCGCGTGGCAAGCTATGGCGCAAGGGCGAGGAGTCTGGGCATGTGCAAAAGCTGCATGAAATGCGCCTGGACTGCGATGCCGACGTGATCATCCTGATGGTTGAGCAACTGGGCCATATCGCCTGCCATACCGGCCGTGAAAGCTGCTTCTACCGCGTCTACGAAGGCGGCCAGTGGAAAACCGTCGACCCGGTCCTGAAGGACCCGGATGCCATCTACAGCGCAGGACACTGA
- a CDS encoding phosphoribosyl-ATP diphosphatase: protein MSDTLDRLAEVLEERKQAAPDSSYVASLYHKGLNKILEKLGEESIETIIAAKDAAVSKDCSDVIYETADLWFHSLVMLSALGQHPQAVLDELDRRFGLSGHDEKAARQPSA from the coding sequence ATGAGCGACACCCTCGACCGCCTGGCCGAAGTGCTTGAAGAACGCAAGCAAGCGGCCCCCGACAGCTCCTACGTGGCCAGCCTGTACCACAAGGGCCTGAACAAAATCCTCGAAAAACTCGGCGAAGAGTCGATCGAGACGATCATTGCCGCCAAAGATGCTGCCGTGAGCAAAGATTGCAGCGATGTCATCTATGAAACTGCCGACCTGTGGTTTCATAGCTTGGTGATGCTTAGCGCGCTGGGCCAGCATCCGCAAGCAGTGCTGGATGAACTGGACCGCCGCTTCGGCCTGTCCGGGCATGATGAGAAGGCCGCACGCCAGCCATCTGCCTGA
- a CDS encoding twin-arginine translocase TatA/TatE family subunit has product MGIFDWKHWIVLLVVVVLVFGTKKLKNFGSDLGESIKGFRKAMNEEENKPAEQTPPPAQPAPPVQNTAQPQQGHTIEGQAQPVQEPQRKD; this is encoded by the coding sequence ATGGGTATCTTTGACTGGAAACACTGGATCGTCCTGCTGGTCGTCGTGGTCCTGGTGTTCGGCACCAAGAAGCTGAAAAACTTCGGCAGCGACCTGGGCGAGTCGATCAAGGGCTTCCGCAAGGCCATGAACGAAGAAGAGAACAAGCCGGCCGAGCAAACTCCGCCACCGGCCCAGCCTGCGCCGCCGGTGCAAAACACTGCGCAGCCGCAGCAAGGCCACACCATCGAAGGGCAGGCCCAGCCTGTCCAAGAGCCGCAGCGGAAAGACTGA
- the tatB gene encoding Sec-independent protein translocase protein TatB, with translation MFGISFSELLLVGLVALLVLGPERLPGAARTAGLWIGRLKRSFNSIKMEVEREIGADDIRRQLHNEHILQMEEQAKRILNPMAPPAQPPVTTASVQPPVGLEARPVETPAAPATPSEAPQPPRAP, from the coding sequence ATGTTCGGCATCAGTTTCAGCGAGCTGCTGCTCGTAGGCCTGGTCGCCCTGCTGGTGCTCGGCCCCGAGCGCCTGCCGGGTGCTGCGCGCACGGCAGGCCTGTGGATTGGCCGGCTCAAGCGCAGCTTCAACAGCATCAAGATGGAAGTGGAGCGCGAAATCGGCGCCGATGACATCCGCCGCCAGCTGCACAATGAGCACATCCTGCAGATGGAAGAGCAAGCCAAGCGCATCCTTAACCCGATGGCACCACCGGCGCAGCCGCCTGTAACCACGGCCAGTGTGCAGCCACCCGTCGGGCTCGAAGCCAGGCCAGTCGAAACACCGGCCGCCCCAGCCACGCCTTCTGAAGCGCCTCAACCGCCGCGAGCCCCATGA
- the tatC gene encoding twin-arginine translocase subunit TatC, whose product MSENPEHDQPMPLVSHLTELRTRLLRCVAVIFLIFAGLFSFAQQIYTLVSAPLREHLPANATMIATDVASPFLTPFKLTMIVSLFLAIPFILQQIWGFVAPGLYRHEKRIAIPLLVSSILLFYAGMAFAYFLVFPLMFSFFAAATPEGVSMMTDIASYLDFVMTLFFAFGVAFEIPVAVVLLVWIGVVDVKYLKKVRPYVIIGCFVVGMILTPPDIFSQTLLAVPMWLLFEIGVLCGSLIRKRSAHDETADDHNDQPPATQP is encoded by the coding sequence ATGAGCGAAAACCCGGAACATGACCAGCCGATGCCGCTGGTATCGCACCTGACCGAACTGCGCACCCGCCTGTTGCGTTGCGTTGCCGTCATTTTCCTGATCTTTGCCGGGCTGTTCTCCTTCGCCCAGCAGATCTACACCCTGGTCTCCGCGCCGCTGCGCGAGCACTTGCCGGCCAATGCGACGATGATCGCCACCGACGTGGCCTCACCGTTCCTCACGCCGTTCAAGCTGACCATGATCGTGTCGCTGTTCCTGGCCATTCCGTTCATCCTCCAGCAAATCTGGGGCTTCGTTGCGCCTGGGCTGTACCGCCATGAAAAGCGCATCGCCATTCCATTGCTGGTGTCGAGCATCTTGCTGTTCTATGCCGGCATGGCGTTCGCCTATTTCCTAGTGTTTCCGCTGATGTTCAGCTTCTTCGCCGCCGCCACCCCAGAAGGCGTGTCGATGATGACCGACATCGCCAGTTACCTCGACTTCGTGATGACGCTGTTCTTCGCCTTCGGCGTAGCCTTTGAAATCCCGGTGGCGGTGGTATTGCTGGTATGGATCGGCGTAGTCGACGTGAAGTACCTGAAGAAGGTTCGCCCTTACGTCATCATCGGCTGCTTCGTGGTCGGCATGATCCTCACCCCGCCGGACATCTTCTCCCAGACCCTCCTCGCCGTTCCTATGTGGCTGTTGTTCGAGATTGGAGTGCTGTGCGGCAGCCTGATCCGCAAGCGCAGTGCCCACGATGAAACCGCCGACGACCACAACGACCAGCCACCAGCGACCCAACCGTGA
- a CDS encoding 16S rRNA (uracil(1498)-N(3))-methyltransferase yields the protein MNLLLLEEADFVSADRVVLTDRRFTHMQEIHRVLVGDNLRVGRINGLMGKATVLRLDKHEAELQVAFDQQPPAKLPLTLVLAVPRPKMLRRLFQTVATLGVPRLILLNSYKVEKSFWQTPFLHPDSVRDNLILGLEQARDTVLPEVLIEKRFKPFVEDRLPAIAAGTLGLVGHPGPYPACPRAVQQPVTLAIGPEGGWIPYEVDLLGKAGLAPVQLGERILRVETAVTALLSRIF from the coding sequence GTGAACCTGTTGCTCCTTGAAGAGGCCGACTTCGTCTCGGCCGACCGCGTCGTTCTCACTGACCGGCGTTTTACCCACATGCAGGAAATCCACCGCGTGCTGGTCGGCGACAACTTGCGCGTGGGCCGCATCAACGGCCTGATGGGCAAGGCCACGGTGCTGCGCCTGGACAAGCACGAAGCCGAACTGCAAGTCGCCTTCGACCAGCAGCCACCGGCCAAGTTGCCGCTGACCCTGGTGCTGGCGGTGCCGCGGCCAAAAATGCTGCGTCGGCTGTTCCAGACCGTGGCCACCCTGGGGGTGCCGCGGTTGATCCTGCTGAACAGCTACAAGGTTGAGAAGAGCTTCTGGCAAACGCCATTCCTGCACCCCGACAGCGTGCGCGATAACCTCATCCTTGGGCTGGAGCAGGCGCGCGACACGGTGCTGCCCGAGGTGCTCATCGAAAAGCGCTTCAAGCCTTTCGTCGAAGACCGCCTGCCCGCCATAGCTGCAGGCACGCTGGGCCTGGTAGGCCACCCCGGCCCCTACCCCGCCTGCCCGCGCGCTGTGCAGCAGCCCGTGACCCTGGCCATTGGCCCCGAGGGCGGCTGGATCCCCTACGAAGTTGACCTGCTGGGCAAGGCAGGCCTGGCGCCAGTGCAGCTGGGCGAGCGCATCCTGCGGGTGGAGACGGCGGTAACGGCGCTGCTTTCGCGTATTTTCTGA